The following coding sequences are from one Paenibacillus tundrae window:
- a CDS encoding FAD-dependent monooxygenase: MLEIIVSQSQQQEHTQEHILFNTIMTGILRDKAGKPVGVNIRQNGVPSSIEASIIVGADGRYSAVRKHSGMIPDIRKHGYDLLWARIPAPVGWEPAVRMASMDGQQLALFSQFGGYVQIGWNIPQGSYSKLRELPFTPFVQKLVTAFPCLADSVKAHIQTWSDFVLLSVESSYSETWTQDNIVLIGDAAHTMTPTGAFGLNAALEDADTLAELLTRMAQDQFASMKPLQQLQSLRGDKVKQQLARQIEMEVSFQQRYASFLN, translated from the coding sequence TTGTTAGAGATTATCGTCTCCCAGTCACAACAGCAAGAGCACACCCAGGAGCATATTCTCTTCAATACAATCATGACCGGGATATTGCGAGATAAGGCCGGCAAGCCTGTTGGCGTCAATATCCGTCAAAATGGTGTTCCGTCATCCATTGAAGCTTCCATTATTGTCGGCGCTGACGGTCGATACTCCGCTGTACGGAAACATTCGGGAATGATCCCCGATATTCGTAAGCATGGATATGACCTGTTATGGGCTCGCATCCCAGCACCTGTAGGCTGGGAACCTGCGGTACGCATGGCAAGCATGGATGGGCAACAGCTGGCTCTCTTCTCTCAATTCGGCGGCTATGTTCAGATCGGCTGGAACATCCCGCAAGGATCTTATTCCAAGTTACGCGAGCTACCCTTTACACCATTTGTTCAGAAACTAGTCACGGCGTTCCCTTGTTTGGCTGACTCGGTTAAAGCGCACATCCAAACATGGAGTGACTTTGTATTGTTATCTGTAGAAAGCAGTTATTCCGAGACTTGGACGCAAGATAATATCGTTCTTATCGGTGACGCTGCCCATACGATGACTCCAACAGGTGCATTCGGACTCAATGCTGCTCTAGAGGATGCGGATACACTTGCAGAACTATTGACCCGTATGGCACAGGATCAGTTCGCTTCGATGAAGCCCCTGCAACAGTTGCAGTCATTACGCGGAGATAAAGTGAAACAGCAGCTTGCACGGCAGATCGAGATGGAGGTATCTTTCCAGCAACGCTATGCATCCTTCCTTAATTAA
- a CDS encoding alpha/beta hydrolase-fold protein, which yields MKDSRSRSKKTKRKTIPIAALSAALMLTSSPSLIYAETTTAVQEETVQGESIQEESVKEESIQGGQEAVVDDPSVTAPIEQESAIPVTQQNTQLSTQLISSTPEGSPEAQKSRFYTATYVSDSLNQKEMSYRVYLPEGYYDSTRTYPVVYLLHGENNTSEQFESSGIANKLDQWMKDGTLQKMIVIMPDSSKGSYFVNQTEGDDQGNWENMIVNDLVPVVDGKFRTIDKPQYRAITGISMGGFGAFVVGLDHPEVFGSIGSHRAPLGMTIAGKNPMEMIKSKSENELKAYSIYLDGGADDPNTYADNSTNAIHAHLRSKSISHGYQMRPGDHTTDPLVDLNRSLGAFNAKFAKGILTGSFTATPQALGTDTNEVRVAYTTQLDRTAAQLFQNNGTDQDFELSVSLKVTNPAGELLYSDTNNAGDMITGSAESTFEDSFNIPVDQLGSSKSTTVSLEASLLGSTISLGSKPLIRVTPTGTLPEDIQIDLLGDWKFKKDSYPGPSLHGEADNVDTTDWATVQPGLDWWTDGFGGYEGLNNYYGAAWYQKTFFVPEDFPDQDLTLMAGKIDDADITYINGTKVGETGFENGVYKSSYWAASREYKIPSNLLKRGQVNTIAVYMLNDNGGGGWYSGPIGIYTKAAMQKIKDLPSEVPSENEVTSVKEFAAKQYQAIDQKNLTAYADTLSAKYFEKGIDKLKLLEQRQQWTKDYATIKTKINNPYVFTLDNRYLYTAEVVVTGTKADGTETVLQQGTVSQYYQQENGKLRETGDQKLFFVTEFYSESAKRTVKYRVYLPQSYLTNPDKRYSSVYLLHQFNSDSESYEIDKIDQILNKEIAAGRSKDMIVVMPDSSGMSWWVNGAEPDGVKWQDMVVKDLVPHVDQEFRTIDDARYRGTSGVSMGGFGSFAIGFQYPDLFSSAASHMGAINFTQAGQNPVEIIKSYPVEALKRYSIYLDSGNEDVYKFDVPVTTLHKYLKDNHVEHYAEIRDGLHDSAFYTKSIDLSFAQHSRHFADAHVADGVLAGSLNIQSGAGNKTVAYQVTAKEQLNAYVDHIPTSPYVKNQTPDLHIPVILELVNQATGERVAVQQDALKARTGGVSKEGTLTVPALQDGNYSLRLKASVLDRTFTLATANYTVGGSTGGSSGNTGGSSTGGSSSGTPAVTPAPPVATPGANTNTDGVNGATTVSREDVAAALEKQTELSIKLAEGISLVLPFDALKQIVSELGSEFKLLNLKSIPVAATEQNSKIASAGQRLGGQLKSAGSFISLELSATLEDGTVRQLNPTFGRPVQIELAADAGTDHHLVGVYHWNEKGEVAFKRSTWNSETDTMEAQINELGTYSLMTFTKPFNDVQSGSWYNRAVEVMVAQHIVKGVNDADFAPQSPVTRAEFAALLTRMLGLEETANAPFADVAQDKWYASSVAAAYQAGIINGVSDAAFEPNRQITREQMAVMTYNALQTLYPGEGGTSHDALAEFTDGGDIHPWAQQQLSTLVQLGLIQGNGKSMKPQGTATRGEAVQVLLNLMEHKGQ from the coding sequence ATGAAAGATTCTAGATCCAGATCCAAGAAAACGAAAAGAAAGACAATCCCCATCGCCGCATTGTCGGCAGCTCTGATGTTAACCTCATCGCCAAGTCTCATATATGCGGAAACAACAACGGCTGTGCAGGAGGAAACTGTGCAGGGAGAATCTATACAAGAAGAGTCTGTAAAAGAAGAGTCGATACAGGGTGGACAGGAAGCTGTGGTCGATGATCCATCTGTAACTGCACCAATAGAACAAGAGTCTGCTATACCTGTCACTCAGCAGAACACCCAGCTGAGCACTCAGTTAATCTCCAGCACTCCGGAGGGATCACCTGAAGCACAGAAATCTAGATTTTACACAGCAACGTATGTGTCCGATAGCTTGAATCAGAAGGAAATGAGTTATCGGGTATACCTTCCAGAAGGATATTACGATAGCACAAGAACGTATCCTGTTGTCTATTTGCTTCATGGAGAGAATAATACCAGTGAGCAGTTTGAGTCCAGTGGCATTGCAAACAAGCTAGATCAGTGGATGAAGGATGGAACACTTCAGAAAATGATTGTCATTATGCCAGACTCAAGCAAAGGGAGCTATTTCGTCAATCAGACGGAAGGTGATGATCAAGGAAACTGGGAGAATATGATTGTAAATGATCTGGTTCCCGTAGTTGATGGTAAATTCAGAACAATTGATAAACCACAGTACAGAGCAATTACGGGTATTTCCATGGGTGGTTTTGGTGCTTTTGTCGTCGGGCTTGATCATCCAGAGGTATTTGGTTCGATTGGAAGCCATCGAGCTCCGCTGGGCATGACCATTGCTGGAAAGAATCCGATGGAGATGATAAAGAGCAAATCAGAGAATGAGTTGAAAGCGTATTCCATTTATCTGGATGGCGGTGCGGATGACCCTAATACATATGCAGATAACTCCACGAATGCTATTCACGCTCATCTGCGTTCCAAATCCATCTCACATGGCTACCAGATGCGTCCGGGAGATCATACCACCGATCCACTCGTGGATCTGAACCGTTCTTTGGGTGCTTTTAATGCTAAGTTTGCCAAAGGCATTCTAACAGGCAGCTTTACGGCTACGCCTCAAGCATTGGGTACCGATACGAATGAGGTTCGTGTAGCCTACACAACTCAATTGGATCGGACTGCGGCACAGCTGTTCCAGAATAACGGTACAGATCAGGATTTTGAGTTGTCTGTATCGCTGAAGGTAACTAATCCAGCGGGTGAGCTCTTGTACAGTGATACGAATAACGCAGGGGACATGATTACGGGTTCGGCTGAATCTACTTTTGAGGACAGTTTTAATATTCCAGTGGATCAGCTGGGCAGCAGTAAAAGTACAACTGTTTCTCTCGAAGCCTCGTTACTTGGCTCAACGATATCGCTGGGTTCCAAACCCTTAATCCGCGTTACGCCAACAGGTACGTTGCCTGAAGATATTCAGATTGATCTGCTTGGTGATTGGAAATTTAAGAAAGATTCATATCCAGGGCCATCGCTACATGGAGAAGCCGACAATGTGGACACGACGGATTGGGCAACTGTGCAGCCGGGTCTGGACTGGTGGACAGACGGGTTCGGCGGTTATGAGGGGCTGAATAATTATTACGGAGCTGCTTGGTATCAGAAGACATTTTTTGTTCCTGAAGATTTCCCAGATCAGGATCTGACCTTAATGGCTGGCAAAATAGATGATGCTGACATCACCTATATTAATGGGACTAAAGTTGGCGAGACAGGTTTCGAGAACGGCGTGTATAAGTCCTCTTACTGGGCAGCATCACGTGAGTATAAAATCCCGAGTAATCTGCTGAAACGGGGTCAGGTCAATACGATAGCCGTGTACATGCTTAACGATAACGGCGGCGGTGGCTGGTATTCGGGGCCTATAGGCATTTACACGAAGGCGGCGATGCAAAAAATTAAAGACCTACCTTCTGAGGTGCCTAGTGAGAATGAAGTAACGTCAGTGAAGGAGTTTGCGGCTAAGCAGTACCAGGCCATAGATCAGAAAAATCTGACTGCTTACGCAGATACATTGTCGGCTAAATATTTTGAGAAAGGCATTGATAAACTGAAGTTGCTGGAACAACGTCAACAGTGGACTAAAGATTATGCAACAATCAAAACCAAGATCAACAATCCGTATGTGTTCACACTGGATAACCGTTACTTGTATACGGCTGAAGTTGTCGTAACAGGAACCAAAGCAGATGGAACGGAGACGGTACTCCAGCAGGGAACGGTATCCCAATATTATCAGCAGGAGAACGGTAAACTTCGAGAAACAGGTGACCAAAAACTGTTCTTTGTGACGGAGTTTTATTCCGAAAGTGCGAAGCGGACGGTCAAATACAGAGTTTATCTGCCACAGAGTTATTTGACGAATCCAGACAAGCGTTATTCTAGTGTGTATTTACTTCACCAGTTTAACAGTGATAGTGAGTCCTACGAGATTGACAAAATCGATCAGATTTTGAACAAAGAGATCGCTGCAGGACGATCCAAAGATATGATTGTTGTTATGCCTGACTCTTCCGGAATGAGCTGGTGGGTAAATGGTGCAGAGCCTGATGGTGTGAAATGGCAGGACATGGTAGTTAAGGATCTGGTACCGCATGTAGATCAGGAATTCAGAACGATTGATGATGCACGTTACAGAGGAACCTCCGGTGTGTCTATGGGCGGATTCGGTTCCTTCGCGATTGGTTTCCAATACCCGGATCTATTCTCTTCAGCAGCAAGTCATATGGGGGCAATTAACTTTACTCAAGCAGGCCAGAATCCAGTTGAGATTATTAAATCTTATCCTGTTGAAGCGTTGAAACGGTATTCCATTTACTTAGATTCAGGTAATGAGGATGTGTACAAATTTGATGTGCCGGTAACGACGCTTCACAAGTATTTGAAGGATAATCATGTAGAACATTATGCCGAGATTCGTGACGGACTACATGACAGTGCCTTCTATACCAAGTCGATAGACTTGTCGTTCGCTCAGCACAGCAGACATTTTGCTGATGCACATGTTGCAGACGGAGTTTTGGCTGGAAGTCTCAATATCCAGAGTGGAGCTGGCAACAAAACAGTGGCATATCAGGTAACTGCAAAAGAACAGTTAAACGCTTATGTAGATCACATTCCGACTTCACCTTATGTGAAAAATCAGACGCCAGATCTACACATTCCTGTCATTCTTGAACTCGTTAATCAGGCTACAGGAGAGCGAGTTGCAGTACAACAGGATGCACTTAAAGCTCGTACTGGCGGTGTATCGAAGGAGGGTACACTAACTGTTCCTGCTCTTCAAGATGGCAATTACAGCTTAAGACTGAAAGCTTCGGTACTAGATCGCACGTTTACACTTGCTACTGCGAATTACACGGTAGGTGGTTCAACGGGAGGATCTTCCGGTAATACTGGGGGGAGCTCCACAGGAGGTTCTTCATCTGGTACACCAGCTGTCACTCCGGCTCCACCGGTTGCTACACCAGGAGCAAATACGAATACGGACGGTGTTAACGGTGCAACCACGGTAAGCCGTGAAGATGTTGCTGCTGCGCTGGAGAAGCAAACAGAATTATCGATCAAACTCGCAGAGGGAATCTCACTTGTGCTTCCATTTGATGCTTTGAAACAAATCGTGTCAGAGCTGGGTTCTGAATTCAAGTTATTGAATCTGAAATCAATACCTGTTGCAGCCACTGAACAAAATTCGAAGATTGCGTCGGCTGGACAGCGTTTGGGCGGTCAGCTCAAGTCAGCCGGATCGTTCATCAGCTTGGAACTGTCTGCTACGCTTGAAGATGGCACAGTTCGCCAGTTGAATCCTACGTTTGGGCGGCCGGTTCAAATTGAACTTGCAGCAGATGCTGGAACCGATCACCACCTTGTCGGTGTGTATCACTGGAACGAGAAGGGTGAAGTAGCATTTAAGCGCAGTACATGGAATAGCGAGACAGACACAATGGAAGCCCAGATCAATGAATTGGGAACCTATAGTCTGATGACTTTTACGAAGCCATTCAATGACGTTCAGTCCGGTTCATGGTATAACCGTGCTGTCGAAGTGATGGTTGCTCAGCACATCGTTAAAGGAGTTAACGATGCGGATTTTGCACCTCAAAGTCCTGTGACGAGAGCAGAGTTTGCCGCTCTACTTACCCGTATGCTGGGGCTTGAAGAAACAGCAAATGCACCGTTTGCTGATGTGGCTCAGGACAAATGGTACGCTTCCTCCGTTGCGGCTGCATATCAAGCAGGTATTATCAACGGTGTGTCTGATGCGGCTTTTGAACCAAACAGACAGATTACACGAGAGCAGATGGCTGTTATGACTTATAATGCATTGCAAACGCTATACCCAGGCGAGGGTGGAACCAGTCATGATGCGTTGGCTGAATTCACCGATGGAGGAGATATTCATCCTTGGGCTCAGCAGCAACTGTCTACACTTGTACAGCTTGGATTAATCCAGGGTAATGGTAAGTCTATGAAGCCTCAGGGTACTGCAACCCGAGGTGAAGCTGTGCAGGTGTTATTGAACCTAATGGAACATAAGGGTCAGTAA
- a CDS encoding LacI family DNA-binding transcriptional regulator, with product MATIKDIAGQAGVSIATVSRVLNYDPTLSVSDETRKRILEIAQQLNYRTPRERNGSGAAHGVPKETRRIGLMNWYTDQEEMLDPYYLAIRLGIERECFKHQFELMKMYKHSTGEGIDWNGEAPDGIIAVGRFEQKDIDCFPANLDAVVFVDSSPDEEHFDSVVFDMRHAVRGALDYLSNLGHSRIGYIGGHNESYARTTRDERELAFGEWLQEHNLHDSAFVYMGTNWYPEDGYQLMKSALESQLCPTAFLVQNDSMAVGALRALHEAGVKVPEEMSIIGFNDIAMSAFMQPPLTTVKVHMEYIGETAVELIAERLLSKRDIAKKVVLPTKLIIRGSCAELKTP from the coding sequence ATGGCAACGATTAAGGATATCGCAGGTCAGGCAGGTGTATCTATTGCTACCGTCTCTAGAGTACTGAATTATGACCCAACCCTCTCCGTATCAGACGAGACGCGTAAGCGTATACTCGAAATTGCTCAACAATTAAATTATCGGACGCCAAGGGAGCGTAACGGTAGTGGGGCTGCACATGGGGTACCCAAAGAAACTCGGCGTATTGGACTCATGAACTGGTATACAGATCAGGAGGAGATGTTGGATCCGTATTACCTGGCTATTCGACTTGGCATTGAAAGAGAATGCTTCAAGCATCAGTTCGAACTTATGAAGATGTATAAGCACAGCACTGGAGAGGGCATTGACTGGAATGGGGAAGCCCCTGATGGAATCATTGCCGTTGGAAGGTTTGAGCAGAAGGATATCGATTGCTTTCCGGCTAATCTAGATGCAGTTGTGTTTGTCGATTCATCACCGGATGAAGAGCATTTTGATTCGGTTGTTTTTGATATGCGTCATGCGGTTCGAGGAGCGCTGGATTATTTAAGTAACCTTGGTCATAGCAGAATTGGTTATATTGGAGGACATAATGAGTCCTATGCTAGAACGACGCGTGATGAGAGGGAGCTTGCTTTTGGTGAATGGCTTCAAGAACACAATTTGCATGACTCTGCCTTCGTATATATGGGAACTAATTGGTACCCAGAGGACGGATATCAGCTAATGAAAAGTGCCCTGGAATCGCAGCTATGCCCAACGGCTTTTTTAGTTCAAAATGATTCGATGGCTGTAGGGGCTCTTCGTGCCCTTCATGAAGCAGGCGTCAAGGTGCCTGAAGAGATGTCCATTATTGGCTTCAATGACATTGCGATGTCGGCATTTATGCAGCCACCGTTAACGACCGTAAAGGTACATATGGAGTACATAGGCGAGACCGCCGTAGAACTGATCGCCGAGCGGCTTCTCTCCAAGCGTGATATAGCCAAAAAAGTAGTTCTTCCTACGAAACTTATCATCAGAGGAAGCTGTGCTGAACTTAAAACTCCGTAG
- a CDS encoding MarR family winged helix-turn-helix transcriptional regulator, with protein MSPDTERNSQLANIDQLLEAFFRYKNKVLDQQQKNETNCKLNPTKNHILAMILREERCMAVDVARQLSLSSGATTIVLNQLESEGLIQRVRSEEDRRIVWLSLTSEGEQLARTLIANRGRMTWELLQALTEEEQQQMIGMLKKIELKLLENMKALEQANR; from the coding sequence ATGAGTCCGGATACGGAGCGAAACTCTCAATTGGCAAATATCGATCAATTGTTGGAGGCCTTCTTCAGATATAAAAATAAAGTGTTGGATCAGCAACAGAAGAATGAAACAAACTGCAAACTGAATCCAACCAAAAATCATATATTGGCCATGATATTACGTGAAGAACGTTGCATGGCTGTTGATGTGGCAAGACAGCTCAGCCTATCTTCGGGTGCAACGACAATTGTCCTGAATCAGTTAGAGAGTGAGGGGCTTATTCAACGAGTGCGCAGTGAAGAGGATCGGCGGATTGTCTGGTTATCCCTTACTAGTGAAGGAGAGCAGCTAGCCCGTACATTGATCGCGAATCGTGGCCGTATGACTTGGGAATTGTTGCAGGCACTTACAGAAGAGGAACAACAACAGATGATCGGCATGCTCAAAAAAATTGAGCTGAAGCTGCTGGAGAATATGAAAGCACTTGAGCAAGCGAATCGATAA
- a CDS encoding FAD-dependent oxidoreductase, whose product MNKTNETNQTLTVDVCIVGAGPGGALLSNLLNRQGISTALIERQPHLHKSFRGELLNTDGEAILNKHGLYSIIAERGALPLEEIQYWEDGKIIKTIFPSDEVSHVGIHVPQDIC is encoded by the coding sequence ATGAATAAAACAAATGAAACAAATCAAACGCTGACCGTCGATGTCTGTATCGTTGGGGCTGGGCCTGGTGGAGCGCTTTTATCGAATCTGTTGAATCGACAAGGCATATCCACAGCTTTAATTGAACGACAGCCTCATCTTCACAAGTCGTTCCGCGGAGAGCTGCTGAATACCGATGGAGAAGCTATATTAAACAAACATGGACTGTACTCCATTATTGCTGAGCGCGGTGCACTTCCGCTGGAGGAGATTCAATATTGGGAAGACGGCAAAATTATTAAAACCATTTTCCCAAGTGATGAAGTCTCGCACGTTGGCATCCATGTACCACAGGATATTTGTTAG